DNA from Eucalyptus grandis isolate ANBG69807.140 chromosome 5, ASM1654582v1, whole genome shotgun sequence:
tttacattaaattttactcttaaattattaagttaaatgacacatgataATTTACTGatttaccaatttgagattttattatctatttgtcacagtttacaatttttattttttatttttttgtggcattaatCCAATTAAGGTatagagtttttggtggtcgaataaattaatttgagataaatttgtcataaataaatcaggttttttttatgatcagtcgggataaatttgtcacaggtataccagGTTTTCAGAATATAAatcaataagttttaaaattttctcgttccaaataatttaatattggaaaagagaaaagaaaaaaggtggcCTTTATTGAGTGTTTTTCTCCTACTAGTCTTGGATCTGGCAACTCCATTTCTGCCCGTCCCCTTTACCCGCTTCTCACTCCCACTCGTGTCTTCCTTCctacgctctctctctctctctctttcttcccgtGAAGCTCTCTTGCCTGCCATCATCCAACGATGCGGAAGCCGATAAAGCTCGATCCAGGATCTCCTCCCcacacctcctcctcctcctctcccccgCCCTCCCCACCCCATCCCTGAGCACCGCCGCCGCTCGGCCGCCGcgcccgcctccgcctccgcctccccgGCCGCTCCCGCTTCCTCGGGGAACGAGGAACatggcgccggcgccggcgccttCCGTTCTGCTCGCGACGTCCGGCGCGTCGTGCCCGGACGCTCGGGCGTGGAGGTGGTCGTGGTCGAGCCTTCCGCGGGTCGGCGCCGCGGACTGGCGGAGCCGAGGCTCGGTACGGTGCTCCCCACGTCGCGCGGGGGACGGGCGCCTGGTCGCGGGCGCGCGGCGACTGAGGACGCGGGCCATGGTCCGCAAGCCTGAAGACGGCCGCATTGCTGGCGATTCTGTGGACGCTTCCGAGGACGAGCAGGTAATGCCGTCGGTTTTGCAGAGACCTGTTCCGTTCTAGTTTCCGGGAAATTGTGAAGTAAGTCTTGCTAGTGAGGATTTTCTTGTCTGGAATCCTCTGCTAATTTGTTGCTCAAAACCTGCTAATTAAGTGATCGTGGCTACATTGAAAGTAATGTATGATATTGCATTTGCTTTTCATGGCTGATCCGTGTTGTGATGCCACTACCTTACTACACAGTCCTTCTAATTTGAACGAGAGATGGTTTTAATTCGAGGTAAGTAGGATGTTGAGTAGTATATATTGAGTTTGGATTTAGAGGAAAGTGGGAAGTTCAAGTGGTGGTGAAGGACGATCCAATTGTTGAAACAATAAATGGGGCGACGGGACCAGTCAACTAACAAATTGGGTGTTGGAGTCTCCGCTTAGccttaaaaaaaaggaaaatgttagaTGAAACTGGCTTTAGATGATCTGGAGCGTTGCGGTGTTGTACATTATCTGATGGAGTACTGATTTGGATGTATTTCAACGAGAGGCATGACCATAGTCCTATTCTTCATCTAACAGGTTGCAGACCTGCCTATCAAGATTCCGGAGCGTGACTTTGCTGGCACGCCATATGTTCCTGTCTATGTGATGCTGCCAGTGAGTTCTCCCATACTGTTATGCATCAATCTTGTGACGGATTGCTTCCCTCAAGACATGTTCAGAGTTTTAACTAGAATTAAGAAGCAGCAATGTTATCCTGCTGCATGTTTTGTCGGCTTTCCAGGATAGCATGTAGTGTTGTTATTCATGTGGAATGGTCATAACCTTGTTTCATTTGGGATCACAGCTGGGTGTCGTGAACTTGCAATGCGAATTAGTTGATCCTGAAGGTCTGCTAGAGCAGTTAAAGACACTGAAGTCGGTTAATGTCGATGGTGTCATGATTGACTGCTGGTGGGGAATAGTTGAGGCAGATGCTCCACAAGCGTATAATTGGAGCGGCTACAAGAGGCTGTTCCAGATGGTGCGTGACCTCAAGCTTAAGTTACAGGTGAGTGGAGCAGCTACCAACTTTTAAGTCCTAATATCAATGCTTAGGATGAAGTTGTTAACTTTGCCTGTGAGTTTCTGAGAGATACCTTTTTTGCCGCATTCCAATGGAAGGTAGTTGAACCAAATATCTCCTGGCATATGAAAAGTTACATCTTAACCAATGGATCATACATTTGCTTGCTGAAATTTTAGACATGGACTCTCTTACCATATGTTCTGCATATTGTATGTGAAGCTAGAAATAAATGCTTTTTTTCCGTTTTTGTATTATATGGGGGGctctctctttttgttgttAGATCATTTGCTAATTTTATGACGTATTATagggcaatttttttcttactgCTGTCACATGCTCTGCTTTTTTTCTGTGTAATATTTTCCCTTCAATATGTTATGAAGGACTTGCTGGCTCTCAACAACATCTTCAAAGAGTAATCCTATCTGACTTGGCATTTCATACAGGTCGTCATGTCATTCCACGACTGTGGAGGCAATGTTGGTGATGATGTACATATTCCACTGCCGAGCTGGGTGATGGAAATTGGTCAAAAGAACCCCGATATCTATTTTACTGACAGAGAAGGGAGACGCAATATGGAATGCCTCACATGGGGAATTGATAAGGAAAGAGTTTTGAGAGGCCGTACTGCTGTTGAGGTAACTGTTGGGAAATAGTTTTGTTAATTGCTATGCTAGGCTTCATATGTAGAATGTTCTTATTGAAGAAAGCACCTTAAAATTAATTCCTTAACCTATATCATGGGCATGCTAAAGGctacttcttttgctgtatgAGTGAACAATATTATACATGTCTTGAGAGTATATAATGCAACCTATGAGCTCTTATTTTACGTAGAAAAGCGATTGAATCTCTTCAAACATTATCTAGGCTGGACAGGTTTGGTCACTTAAACTTAAGGCTATTCCCATAGCTTGTGAGATATTTGTGAGATTGTAGCTCATGAACATAATATCCTTGCCGCAAGCATTCAAGTCAACCATCTCCAAAGTCATGTCCATTTAATACTTTGGATTCCACCTTGAAAGTAATACCAACTCACTAGCCTTGATTACCCACCATGAGGAatgttagaatatataaatacGAAACGACgccttcatctaatagcttaagcttttaaaataatcGGTTatggtcccacaaaatctcatgtGGTATCAGACTTTGAGGTCTTGAGCTCGAATCTTTCCAAGTCTCATTTGCCtcccaaattaaatattttcatgttcaGTTTAGGCAAAAAGACCAGATTAAGCATAAGGGAGAgtgttaaaatatataaatattaaatcacgccttcatttaacagtttaagcttttagaacaattagtCATAGTCGCACAAAATCTCACAAGGAGATTCTGCGATAAACAGTGATATAACCAACGAACCAAAGTCCACTATCCTGGGGAATAGGCACTCTGAAGGCACCAAACCATTCTTGGCCAAGTGAAATAACATATATGATGCCATATACCAAAAAGGAACTTACATGACCGCTCAGGTTCTGATGGTGCTAATTTTCTATGAGCAATCATGATGTTTGGGCCTTAAATATTGCATTATGACATGATGCAGGTTTATTTTGACTATATGAGAAGCTTTCGTGTGGAATTCAATGAGTTCTTTGAGGATGGAATCATCTCCGAGATTGAAATTGGACTAGGCCCATGTGGGGAGCTCCGGTATCCTTCTTATCCTGCCAAACATGGTTGGGAATATCCCGGCATTGGTGAATTTCAGGTAAACCCCAGTTGttctccttttattttgttttatgtgtCTTGTTTACATATGGGAAGAGGAATTGATGATAAGCTGTTGTTCCTTCTTCATATTGGAGGAGCCCTCATTTTTCTTGTTGCATCTTGAGTAATCTTTACTTGCTACTAAGGAAACTTTGCTGTTgatatgatttttcaaaagtaaTAGGCACTAATGCTTGTTGGTTTCAGTACAGTGTTATGATCGGTACTTGATGAAGAGTTTGGAAAAGGCAGCAGAAGTGAGGGGGCACTCCTTTTGGGGTAAGGCACCAGATAATGCGGGTTGTTATAATTCTCGGCCACATGAGACTAGCTTTTTTCGTGACGGAGGTGAATACGATGGTTACTACGGGAGATTCTTTCTCAATTGGTATTCTCGGGTTTTAATAGATCATGGAGATCGTGTGCTTTCTTTGGCCAATTTGGCTTTCGAAGGATGTTGCATAGCTGTGAAGGTGAGTCACTGTTGTGGTAATCGTGCATTATAGATTATTTTGGTGATCGAACCTCCTTGCATCCAACGATTGCTATCTCTTCTGTCTGAAGCAGTTATCTGGAATTCATTGGTGGTACAAGACAGCCAGCCATGCTGCTGAATTGACTGCTGGGTTCTACAACTCATGCAATCGCGATGGTTATGCTACAATTGTGTCGATGTTAAAGAAGCATGAGATAGCGATGAACTTTACATGTGTTGAATTACGCACATTGGATCAATACGAGGACTTTCCAGAGGCAATGGCAGATCCCGAGGGATTAGTTTGGCAGGTAACACCCCTTAATAATGTTGTTAATGTATGGTGTCCACTTTCCTCATTTCTAATAAGAAAGTCAAATTCCTTATACAAAACAGGCATTACTGTTGTGTCAGTAATTTGGAGCTGACTTCAAATGACGCAACATCTAGTGTATACTTAAATCTTTTTGTGATATGCCTATTTGAAAAGCCTATTTTTTCACCCTTCAGGTGTTGAATGCTGCATGGGATGCTCAAATACCTGTCGCGAGTGAGAATGCCTTACCTTGCTATGATGGAGAAGGCTACAACAAAATATTAGAGAATGCCAAGCCTCGTGATGACCCCGATGGAAGACATTTGTCTGCTTTTACATATCTCAGGCTCAGCCCGACTCTGACCGAGGGAAATAACTTGATGGAATTTGAGCGCTTTGTTAAGAGAATGCATGGTGAGACCGTTCTTGATAAACTTATGTGAGATAGTTATCAATCCTAGTTTACATATAACGCCTATCTGGGGTAACCTGAGCTAATCGTCAGCATTCTTTTCCACGATGGATAAAACACAGTCGATGGTGGGAAACCATGCATTTAGATTTTGGGAACAGGTTAAGAAGCAGTACTTACTACTTGCCCTTagaaaagtgaatggtggaataCTGAAGAGAGTTAAGAAATATGGTCATTTGTGGATTACACACTAAGCGTCCCTTTAGTTTGATGCTTGAATACATTATGTGGTGCACCAAGTTCATATAAAATGTGATGACTGCATTTGATGTATAGAAGATCGCTCCATGTAATAAGAAGTattatccatatcaataaaTCTGAACAAGTTATATTTGTAGTCTTGCTTCCTCTCTTCATTTCCCTATAACCAATTGCTTTTTTGATACCGTGAAGGTCGGTCTTCTACGCTATTCGATAAAATAATTTAACTCCAAGACTTTAATTATTGGTAAATAATCTGTTGGACGATGCTAAACGGATTTGAGTCTGTTGTATTGACAGGCGCTGGAACCTGCAACATTTGGAAAATGAAGCTTGTAAACTTGCAGTCAAATGAACGTTTAACGCCTGCAGTTTCACATGTCAAAGCACATAAAGAGAGGACTGAATAGTATTTGGCAAACAGATAGATTTTGCAAAGAGTAGCTTGAGTCATACCTAAAGCAGAGCAATCGGTATAAGATGTTCTTTGTACTGTAGTTTTCAGACTTCGTTTAAGAAAGATTTGATGAGGATCAGGATTTTCAAAGCACAATCGAATCTCGAACGGACAAACCTGGTCTCTTTACGGAGGCTTAAGAAGGACCAATCAAAGACAACTCATTTCGAGTGCTATTGCCAAATGAAAACATTTCTATAAGGAAATTTTCGTCAAGAGACAAGAAATGAAAGGCAAATTCCATTATATTGTGAGTTTCGATTGTCACAGCCAAAGCCAGGGTGCCCTTTTGTTGGCCAGTAAGGGTCGTAGGCCCTCACTCAGTAGCTAGTGAGGTTTGTCGACGACCCTTGCTAAccataatggaaaaataaaaaaataaaaataatgacaaatttaaaagaaattggaaATTGGAAATTATATTCATATTAGTGCTGGTTGTATCACATAAGACTACTTGCATTTATGACAacgatttccaatcaaaattaatcaataaattatattgataaattgtcaaaatatctaaaaaaattaacttacacaattgtttgacaaaaaaattgatatatttgaaaattttacgattgaattaacacaaatataataagttgatcaatttttttatttttgtacttttctccTACATATTGTGTCCTAGTTTAAGAACACATTATTTTTTCTTGCCCATCTCAAAGAATATTTTTAGGCAGGTCCCAAGAAtccatcccaaaaaaaaaaagagaaaaaaaaaaaaaatgatgatgcaTCACACGGGATGTACATGCCGGCAGGAGTTTTCAGTCCACCAGATCCACACGCCTTGGGCACCTCACGCAGCCCACGCCTCGCTTTGCTTTTGCTTCCCTAACGAAACCGGAACGCGCCCCGCAGATCCTGTTCCACCCGCCCCCGACGCACCGGCCACGCTCCCCCACGCGCCTCGCCGCACACGTGGCCCCGCGCACGCCCCCTCCGTGTTAAACCCCGCACGCCCCGTCCGTGCCAATCCCGGCTCCCTCGCACACTCGCCACCCTCTCCGCACGCGCGAacaggggaaaaggaaaagcccTAGCCCGGCGCCCTCCCCCCCACCCCCCCACGCGCCCCACGCGCCCCCTCCCCGCCGCCCCGCTCGGCTCCCCGCCCCGCCGGAGCGGCCCGCGCCTCCTCCCTCCCCGCTCCGGTCCCGCCCCCGGCGGAGCTCCGGTGGCTCGCTGCCGCTCGCGCCGGCGTTCTCCGGTCGCCGGAGCCCGGTCGCCTCCGCGCGGTGAAGGTCGATGAAACAGTCGGGATCCGTCGTCGGGAGGGTGTTCTCGTAGTCGGAAGATGGAGTCGATGGGCAAGGTCGGAACTTGCGGACATTCGTAGTGCTTGGCTATGACCACGGTAAGATAAGCCTGCGAGTTGGTTTGAGTCGCGATTTCTGCTCCGACAAGTTTATTGTTCATATGTTGATCCGATGAAGTGCTAGATTGCAGCTCAGTATGATGCGTGCGTCTCCTTTCTTCTGCTGAATTTTGCCCCGACTGGTGCAAAATTGCCTATTGGAGTGAGGAAATGTTGAGGTTTAGCTTCACGTAGTCAAGGCATTTCGAATTCGCAGGACTTGTCTAATGGTTAATCCCTGGGTGGAGACTTAGTTTTTACTGTCATTCTTGAACATGGCTAATGTTTTCTGTTGCAAAGTCATATTCTGAAGATAAAAAAGAGGCATAGGTTGTCTGTAACTGAACTGTGAGGAAACGCCTTCCTCAGGTGTTGCGACTCCCGAGCATCTTTTTGCCTCTGGAATTAGCTCGGCGAAaacattttatgaatttttgggtgtAAAACTTTAGTAAATTTCGTGTTTTTATTGTTTCCGTGGTGAGACTGTCCAGGTTGTCTATATAGTGGATTTTCTGCTTCCTGGCGTTATAAATAACTAAAGCATGCCGTTTGACATGGAAATTAAGTATTCTCGGTTGCACTGACTTCAACCTTTTCTTGTGATTGCTGTCTTGGTCTTCAAGATGGGTGCTGCTCGGTTTGGAGTCAATTATCAGACTTGCAGAATTGGTCGTATCAGTTGTTTTCCATTGGCCCGCCTAGCCGGAATTGTTTCTGGACATGGTTACTGAGGAGTAGACACTCGAGTTGTCTTCATGGCATGTGAGACAAAAAGATCTACGGTCATACAGTAATCTGGGTGAAGAGATCAGAGGATTGCAATAGTCAGGTGCAGAGCCGGAATGGCAACTGATATACAAAGATTAGTAGGAACGAGTGAAGacgaagatgaggaagatattGAGATGGATGTGAAGGAAGAGGATGACGATGAAGACGATGACATGGAGAAGCATATTGCAACTCCTCCACTAGTTGGTGTTGATGGACTAA
Protein-coding regions in this window:
- the LOC104443441 gene encoding beta-amylase 2, chloroplastic; this encodes MAPAPAPSVLLATSGASCPDARAWRWSWSSLPRVGAADWRSRGSVRCSPRRAGDGRLVAGARRLRTRAMVRKPEDGRIAGDSVDASEDEQVADLPIKIPERDFAGTPYVPVYVMLPLGVVNLQCELVDPEGLLEQLKTLKSVNVDGVMIDCWWGIVEADAPQAYNWSGYKRLFQMVRDLKLKLQVVMSFHDCGGNVGDDVHIPLPSWVMEIGQKNPDIYFTDREGRRNMECLTWGIDKERVLRGRTAVEVYFDYMRSFRVEFNEFFEDGIISEIEIGLGPCGELRYPSYPAKHGWEYPGIGEFQCYDRYLMKSLEKAAEVRGHSFWGKAPDNAGCYNSRPHETSFFRDGGEYDGYYGRFFLNWYSRVLIDHGDRVLSLANLAFEGCCIAVKLSGIHWWYKTASHAAELTAGFYNSCNRDGYATIVSMLKKHEIAMNFTCVELRTLDQYEDFPEAMADPEGLVWQVLNAAWDAQIPVASENALPCYDGEGYNKILENAKPRDDPDGRHLSAFTYLRLSPTLTEGNNLMEFERFVKRMHGETVLDKLM